From Topomyia yanbarensis strain Yona2022 chromosome 1, ASM3024719v1, whole genome shotgun sequence, one genomic window encodes:
- the LOC131677483 gene encoding alpha-amylase A-like, with protein MQFSASFLAVALAITLVTAQFDTHQWADRNGIVHLFEWKWNDIADECERFLAPRGYAGVQVSPPTENVIITGRPWWERYQPASYNLNTRSGTEQEFASMVWRCNQVGVRIYPDIIINHMAATSGTGTGGSQVDVGALEFPAVPYGKNDFNPHCEIYDYNNVEQVRNCWLVGLPDLNLGTQWVRDQIVGLMNKCIDYGVAGFRVDATKHMWPEHLDMVYGALNDLNTAHGFKAGARAFITQEVIDLGGGAITREEYTHLGTITEFRYSAEIGRVFRGYDMLKWLSSWGEGWGFLPSPLALVFIDNHDNQRGHGAGGENVLTYKDSKRYKMATAFMLAHPFGIPRIMSSFAFEESDQGPPQDANGNLISPSINDDNSCGNGWICEHRWRQIYNMVEFRNTVRGTSLNDWWDNGGQQIAFCRGGKGFVAFNNEGYDFYHYLQTCLPAGNYCDVIHGSKVDGSCTGSVISVGNNGFANIYIAADAYDGVLALHINARL; from the coding sequence atgcaaTTCTCGGCAAGCTTCCTAGCGGTTGCTTTGGCCATCACGTTAGTGACGGCCCAATTCGACACCCACCAGTGGGCAGACCGGAACGGTATTGTGCATCTATTCGAGTGGAAGTGGAACGATATTGCGGATGAATGTGAACGTTTCTTGGCACCTAGAGGTTACGCAGGCGTTCAAGTGTCACCGCCGACCGAAAATGTGATCATTACTGGAAGACCCTGGTGGGAACGCTACCAACCGGCTTCGTACAATCTGAATACTCGATCGGGAACCGAACAGGAGTTTGCGAGTATGGTTTGGCGCTGCAATCAGGTTGGCGTGAGGATTTATCCCGACATCATAATCAACCACATGGCCGCTACATCCGGTACGGGTACAGGCGGTTCTCAAGTGGACGTAGGagcactagagttcccggccgTTCCGTAcggtaaaaatgatttcaatccACACTGTGAAATTTACGACTACAACAATGTCGAGCAGGTTCGCAACTGTTGGCTTGTTGGCTTGCCGGATTTGAATTTAGGTACCCAGTGGGTTCGAGATCAAATCGTTGGATTGATGAATAAATGTATCGACTATGGTGTTGCTGGTTTCCGAGTGGATGCTACCAAGCACATGTGGCCGGAACACCTTGATATGGTGTATGGTGCTTTGAATGATTTGAACACAGCTCATGGGTTTAAGGCAGGAGCAAGGGCCTTTATTACACAGGAAGTTATAGACTTGGGTGGCGGAGCTATTACCAGAGAGGAGTACACTCACTTGGGAACGATAACAGAGTTCCGGTATTCGGCCGAGATTGGACGAGTTTTCCGCGGATACGATATGCTCAAGTGGCTCTCTAGTTGGGGTGAAGGATGGGGCTTTTTGCCATCTCCCCTTGCTTTGGTGTTCATCGACAATCACGATAACCAGCGGGGGCACGGAGCTGGTGGAGAAAACGTTCTTACTTATAAGGACTCAAAACGGTATAAGATGGCAACAGCTTTCATGCTGGCTCATCCTTTCGGAATTCCCCGGATAATGAGTTCTTTTGCCTTCGAAGAAAGTGACCAGGGACCTCCACAGGACGCCAACGGAAACTTGATATCTCCGTCGATCAATGACGATAATAGTTGTGGAAACGGTTGGATTTGCGAGCATCGCTGGCGCCAGATCTATAACATGGTTGAATTCCGCAATACTGTGCGGGGTACTTCGCTAAACGATTGGTGGGATAATGGCGGTCAGCAGATTGCTTTCTGTCGGGGCGGAAAGGGTTTTGTGGCTTTCAACAACGAGGGGTATGATTTTTACCACTATCTGCAGACGTGCCTTCCAGCGGGAAATTACTGTGACGTTATTCATGGAAGCAAGGTGGATGGAAGCTGTACCGGTAGTGTGATTAGCGTTGGAAATAATGGCTTTGCAAATATTTACATTGCTGCTGATGCGTACGACGGTGTTTTGGCACTTCATATTAATGCTAGACTCTAA